The following proteins come from a genomic window of Rhinoraja longicauda isolate Sanriku21f chromosome 4, sRhiLon1.1, whole genome shotgun sequence:
- the LOC144593226 gene encoding uncharacterized protein LOC144593226 isoform X1, translated as MPVLTRQQANKAASIPPQIAQEAEKMLKEMKELQAEIELIQLEIRKRDTRIATSKSEKELFYRNLCSTQESSSREKRLLMEELVQMKKLKEIANQDITYKKSELMNIKQELERTTTQAKDGKHQVYLLETQLNQHVEKHQATEVQLGEKKLELFKAQVALRQCEDRFYTSTVSMQDHIARELRNEINSLQQKLRDQEVLAEEDTFLRNKEADDYCHLIKENAVLHSQVMELTQDVERAQAAGDEKNCQHSNSIAQLTSLKENERQLELELAYLKSVIEEEEKKAVNALKQLQHLEQGKSSVELNRQSLQNQLATLDRHHSGIKLENSQFKTEKTSLVEYISELHKQNSEKDVEILRMKGYIHTLAQDLGSLKSQLKVESSLRSESCKEISSIADTMKQVANTMTRRNNRNTTILS; from the exons TATTAACACGGCAACAGGCTAACAAAGCAGCAAGCATCCCACCACAAATAGCTCAGGAGGCAGAGAAAATGTTGAAGGAAATGAAG GAGCTGCAAGCTGAAATTGAACTCATCCAGCTAGAAATTAGAAAGAGAGACACCCGAATTGCAACATCAAAgtctgagaaggaacttttctacAGAAATCTTTGTTCAACACAAG AGTCTAGTTCAAGAGAGAAGAGATTATTGATGGAAGAATTAGTTCAAATGAAGAAACTAAAGGAAATTGCTAACCAAGATATAACTTACAAAAAGTCTGAACTAATGAATATCAAGCAGGAACTGGAAAGGACAACTACCCAGGCAAAAGATGGAAAACATCAAGTCTATTTGCTAGAAACACAG CTTAATCAACATGTTGAGAAGCATCAGGCTACAGAAGTTCAGCTTGGAGAAAAGAAGCTGGAGTTGTTTAAGGCCCAAGTTGCACTTCGTCAGTGCGAGGATAGATTCTACACCAGTACCGTATCCATGCAAGACCACATTGCCAGAGAACTGCG AAATGAAATCAACAGCCTGCAGCAAAAGCTGAGGGACCAAGAGGTGTTggcagaggaagatacatttcTTAGAAATAAAGAGGCTGATGACTATTGCCACTTAATAAAAGAAAATGCTGTTTTGCACTCCCAGGTGATGGAACTCACACAAGATGTGGAGAGA GCTCAAGCAGCTGGGGATGAGAAGAATTGTCAGCATTCAAACAGCATTGCACAATTAACTTCTCTGAAGGAGAACGAGAGACAGCTTGAATTGGAATTAGCCTATTTAAAAAGTGTTATCGAGGAAGAGGAGAAAAAGGCTGTCAATGCCTTGAAACAG CTTCAACATCTAGAGCAAGGAAAGAGTTCTGTGGAGCTGAACAGGCAATCACTTCAGAACCAACTAGCTACATTGGACAGACACCATTCTGGTATCAAGCTGGAAAACTCCCAATTCAAGACAGAGAAAACAAGTCTAGTTGAATACATCTCTGAATTACATAAACAG AACTCAGAAAAAGATGTTGAAATTCTTCGGATGAAAGGATACATCCATACACTAGCCCAGGACCTGGGCAGCCTGAAATCTCAACTCAAGGTGGAAAGTTCTCTTCGGTCAGAAAGTTGCAAGGAAATCTCTAGCATTGCTGACACCATGAAGCAAGTTGCAAATACTATGACCAGAAGGAACAATAGAAACACTacaattctttcttaa
- the LOC144593226 gene encoding uncharacterized protein LOC144593226 isoform X2, whose product MEELVQMKKLKEIANQDITYKKSELMNIKQELERTTTQAKDGKHQVYLLETQLNQHVEKHQATEVQLGEKKLELFKAQVALRQCEDRFYTSTVSMQDHIARELRNEINSLQQKLRDQEVLAEEDTFLRNKEADDYCHLIKENAVLHSQVMELTQDVERAQAAGDEKNCQHSNSIAQLTSLKENERQLELELAYLKSVIEEEEKKAVNALKQLQHLEQGKSSVELNRQSLQNQLATLDRHHSGIKLENSQFKTEKTSLVEYISELHKQNSEKDVEILRMKGYIHTLAQDLGSLKSQLKVESSLRSESCKEISSIADTMKQVANTMTRRNNRNTTILS is encoded by the exons ATGGAAGAATTAGTTCAAATGAAGAAACTAAAGGAAATTGCTAACCAAGATATAACTTACAAAAAGTCTGAACTAATGAATATCAAGCAGGAACTGGAAAGGACAACTACCCAGGCAAAAGATGGAAAACATCAAGTCTATTTGCTAGAAACACAG CTTAATCAACATGTTGAGAAGCATCAGGCTACAGAAGTTCAGCTTGGAGAAAAGAAGCTGGAGTTGTTTAAGGCCCAAGTTGCACTTCGTCAGTGCGAGGATAGATTCTACACCAGTACCGTATCCATGCAAGACCACATTGCCAGAGAACTGCG AAATGAAATCAACAGCCTGCAGCAAAAGCTGAGGGACCAAGAGGTGTTggcagaggaagatacatttcTTAGAAATAAAGAGGCTGATGACTATTGCCACTTAATAAAAGAAAATGCTGTTTTGCACTCCCAGGTGATGGAACTCACACAAGATGTGGAGAGA GCTCAAGCAGCTGGGGATGAGAAGAATTGTCAGCATTCAAACAGCATTGCACAATTAACTTCTCTGAAGGAGAACGAGAGACAGCTTGAATTGGAATTAGCCTATTTAAAAAGTGTTATCGAGGAAGAGGAGAAAAAGGCTGTCAATGCCTTGAAACAG CTTCAACATCTAGAGCAAGGAAAGAGTTCTGTGGAGCTGAACAGGCAATCACTTCAGAACCAACTAGCTACATTGGACAGACACCATTCTGGTATCAAGCTGGAAAACTCCCAATTCAAGACAGAGAAAACAAGTCTAGTTGAATACATCTCTGAATTACATAAACAG AACTCAGAAAAAGATGTTGAAATTCTTCGGATGAAAGGATACATCCATACACTAGCCCAGGACCTGGGCAGCCTGAAATCTCAACTCAAGGTGGAAAGTTCTCTTCGGTCAGAAAGTTGCAAGGAAATCTCTAGCATTGCTGACACCATGAAGCAAGTTGCAAATACTATGACCAGAAGGAACAATAGAAACACTacaattctttcttaa